A segment of the Butyrivibrio fibrisolvens genome:
TGACACACTTGGTACAGCAACAGTTGAGTTTGATACTAAGAAGTTCAAGAGTGATTATGAAGACAAGATCAAGTATCACGGCAAAGATAAGGACATGAAGGATAAGAATGCCAAGAAACTTATCGCTGAGTACTTAGAGTCTGTTTCACTTGATAAGACAGAGAAGCTTTCAAACGGTGACAAGGTTACTGTTAAGTTCAAGCATGACGCTGATGAGCTCCTTGAGGATCTTAATATTAAGACAACAACAGATGGAATCACATTTGAAGTTAAGGGCCTTGAGGCTGTTCCTACATTCGATCCTTTCGAAGGACTCGAGATAACATACAGTGGTACAGCTCCTGATGCATATGCATCTTTAGATTACTCAAATGTAACAAATGAGTATTATAAAGATTATGATTACTCATTCAATTATGATTACGATACTTTACAGGATCTTGATAATGGTGATGTTATAACAATCACAATCAAGTATGATGATACTCAGTCAGATGAAGAGTATATCGCGAACTTCATTCAGACATATGGTGCTATGCCAACAGCTGTATCTAAGGACTTTACAGTAGAAGGACTTCCTGTAGCTATAACAAAGGCTGATCAGATCGATGATAATATTCTTGGTCAGATTCAGGACTATATCGAAGATCAGGAACTTGTATTTACTTCTGATGATATCGGAACTGGATTAACAGATGATGGTGAAGTAACACTTGGTAATGTTGAATATTATGGAATGTATGTTGGTGAGCCTAAGGAAGACAGCTATTATGACTTCCGCGCTTACGTAACTTACAAGATCACACTTGCATATGGTAAGGAAGAGTATTCTTACTACTACGTAGTAGAAATTGATGGTCTTGTTCTTGATGGCGATGGAAATCTTATGACAGATAAGATTGACTACAGCACATACAACTATGACTACCTTAGCCACAATTTCAAGGATGGTTATCGTGTATATGGAATGTATGGATATGAGGCAACATCTGACCTTGAGGATGATGTATCTTACTATTCATCATACTTCAACTTCAAGTGGGTTCTTGCAGGTGAGACTAAGTCAGGCTCAAGCAGCTCATCAGGATCAGATGATTCTACAACAGGCACTTCTGAAGAAGGTACAGAGGAAGATACTACTGAAGAAACAACTGAAGAAGAGGCAACTGAAGAAGAGTCAACTGAGGAAGAAGCAGAAGAAGAGTCTAAAGAAGACGAATAATTATAATTCTTACTCATTAAAGGTAGCAGCCGGCACTTATGTGCTGACTGCTACTGATATTTTTTAGTGAATATCAGTTGTTTGCATTGCGAGTGAATAGTTACGTAAAATGATCTATCCGCTTGACAATATGCCCCTGATAGATTTATAGTTAAATGCAAATAAACAAAAAGCTGTGACGAAGACAGTAGCGAATTGCCCAAAAGTTTCAGAGAACTGCCGGTTGGTGCAAGGCAGACCCAGTAAGCATTACGTGAAAATCACTTCTGAGCTGCGAGGCTGAAGGTAATATCAGTAGGCCAAGCCGGTATCTTCCCGTTATTAAGAGCCATATTCAACTGTATTTTTTAATACGGCGCGTATGTGTAAACAGGTGGTATAACGAAGCTGATTAATAGCTCTCGTCCTTTTTACAAGGATGGGAGCTTTATTTATTTTCAAAAAGAAGGAGCTAAGAGATGTATAAGAAGGTTGATAACAGCATGAACTTCGTAGATCGCGAAGCGCAGGTCGTTGATTTCTGGAAAGAAAATGATATCTTCAACAAGAGTGTTTCAGAAAAAGATGGCAATGAAATTTACATGTTCTATGATGGCCCGCCAACAGCTAATGGTAAGCCTCATATCGGACATGTTCTGACACGTGCCATTAAGGATATGATCCCTCGTTACAGAACTATGAAGGGATATCAGGTTCCACGTAAAGCAGGTTGGGATACACATGGTCTTCCTGTTGAGCTTGAGGTTGAGAAGGAAATTGGTATCGAAGGCAAGGATCAGATCGAAGAGTACGGTATCGAGCCTTTCATCAAGAAGTGTAAAGAGTCTGTATGGACATATAAGGGAATGTGGGAGCAGTTCTCAGGCAAGGTTGGTTTCTGGGCTGACATGGATAACCCTTATGTAACATATTATGACGATTATATCGAGTCAGAGTGGTGGGCTCTTAAAGAGATCTGGAACAAGGGTCTTCTTTATAAGGGATTTAAGGTTGTTCCTTACTGTCCTTCATGCGGAACTCCTCTTTCATCTCATGAGGTTGCTCAGGGATATAAGGTTATCAAGGATCGTACAGCTGTTGTACGTTTTAAGGTATCTGGTGAAGATGCTTACTTCCTTGCATGGACAACAACACCATGGACACTTCCTTCAAACATCGGCCTGTGTGTAAACCCTGATGAAGAGTACGCTAAGGTTAAGTGTGTTGATGGCAATACATACTATATGGCATCTGCACTTCTTGATAAGGTAATTGGACCTCTTGCTAAGGATGAGAAGGTTAATCCTGATGGAAAGCCTGCTTATGAAGTTCTTGAAACTTACAAGGGTAAAGACCTCGAGTACAAGGAATATGAGCCTTTGTATGAGTGCGCTAAGGCTGAAACAGACAAGCAGCACAAGAAGGCATTCTTCGTATATTGCGATAACTATGTAACTATGGAAGATGGTACTGGTATCGTACATATCGCTCCTGCATTTGGTGATGATGATGCCAGAGTTGGTCGTAAGTATGATGCTCCATTTGTACAGATGGTAGATGCAAGTGGTCGTCTTAAGCCTGAGACAGGCAAGTTTGCAGGTATGCGCTGCAAGCCTACAGCCAAGGAAGTAGAGCAGGGTGCTGTATCAGCAGATCCTGAAGTACTTAAGGATCTTGCAGAAAGAGGAATCCTCTTCTCATCACCTAAGGCTGAGCATGACTATCCTCACTGCTGGAGATGTGATACTCCTCTTATCTACTATGCTCGTGAGTCATGGTTTATCAAAGTTACAGATATCAAGGATGACCTTGTAAGAAATAATAAAGAGATCAACTGGATCCCTGAGTCAATCGGCGAAGGAAGATTCGGTAAGTGGCTTGAGAACATTCAGGACTGGGCTGTATCCCGTGACAGATATTGGGGAACACCTCTTAACATCTGGGAATGCCCTGACTGTGGCAAGAAGATCGCTGTTGGTTCTAAGAAAGAGCTTGCTGAGCTTTCAGGAGATGAGTCAGCTCTTACAACTGAGCTTCACCGTCCTTACGTTGATAACTACTTCATCAAGTGTGAGGAATGTGGCGGCTCTATGAAGCGTGTTCCTGAAGTTATCGACTGCTGGTTCGATTCAGGTGCTGCTCCATATGCTGAGCTTCACTATCCTTTTGAAAACAAAGAGCTTTTCGAGCAGCAGTTCCCTGCACAGTTCATCTCCGAAGCAGTAGACCAGACTCGTGGATGGTTCTATTCACTTCATGCAGAGGCTACACTTCTTTTCAATAAGCCTGCATTTAAGAACGTTATCGTTCTTGGTCTTGTACAGGATGAGAACGGACAGAAGATGAGTAAGTCCAAGGGTAATGCTGTAGATCCTATGGAAGCACTTAATCAGTACGGCGCAGATGCTATCAGATGGTACTTCTATACAAACTCCGCTCCATGGCTTCCTTCAAGATTCTATGGTAAGGCAGTCCAGGAAGGACAGCGTAAGTTCCTTGGAACACTTTGGAACACATATGCATTCTTCGTACTGTATGCAAACATCGATGGATTTGATGCATCTAACTATAAGCTTGAAAAAGATAAGCTTACAGTAATGGATAAGTGGATTCTGTCACGTCTTTACTCAACAATCGAGGAAGCTGACAAGAACCTTGAAAATTACAGAATTCCTGAAGCAGCTAAGGCTATGGATAAGTTCGTTGACGATCTGTCTAACTGGTATGTTCGTCGTAGCCGTGAGCGTTTCTGGGCTAAGGGAATGGAGCAGGATAAGATCTCAGCTTACATGACACTTTATACATGTCTTGTAGAGATCTGTAAGGCAGCAGCTCCTATGGTTCCTTTCATGACAGAAGAGATCTATCAGAATCTTGTCAGAGAGAACTTCAAGGATGCTCCTGAGTCAATCCACCTTTGCGATTATCCTGTAGTAAATGCAGAATATGTTGATAAAAAGCTTGAAGAGGATATGGAAGAGGTTCTTGATATAGTAGTACTCGGCCGTGCTTGCAGAAATGCCTGCAACATGAAGAACCGTCAGCCACTCGGACAGATGTATGTTAAGAACAGTGCTGAACAGGGCAAGGCTCTTAGCGACTTCTATCAGGATATCGTAAGAGATGAGCTTAACGTTAAGACTGTTACATTCACAGATGACGTACGTGACTTTACAAGCTATACTTTCAAGCCACAGCTTAAGACAGTAGGTCCTAAGTATGGTAAGATGCTTGGCGGTATCAAGCAGTATCTTGCTGAACTTGATGGAAACGCAGCTATGGATACACTTAATGCAGACGGATCTATCAAGTTTGAAGTAGGCGGAGAAGCTGTTGAACTTACTAAGGAAGATCTCCTTATCGACATGACTCAGAAGGAAGGCTTCATGAGCCAGGAAGACTGGGGTATCACAGTAGTTCTTGATACTAACCTTACAGAAGAGCTTGTTAGCGAAGGTCTTGTAGCAGAAGTTATCTCCAAGATCCAGACAATGCGTAAGGATTCAGGATTCGAAGTTATGGACAGAATCGTAGTATCACTTACTGGTTCTGACAAGGTTGCAGCAGCAGTTAAGGCTGATGAAGTAGCCCTTTCAACTAAGGTACTTGCAGATTCTATCTCTTATGATCAGGATCTTGACAGTGCTAAGGATTGGGATATCAACGGCGAGAGCTGCAAGATTGGTGTTAAGAGAGTTTGATAGTAAGGCTTATTCACTGATTCTTAAAAATCTTATTTAAATAATAAAAGGATGCTTTTTACATTGATGATGTAAGAAGCATCCTTTTTTGTTTTTTGGGGGTTATGTTAGAGAGTTAGTTTTAAACTCTTCTTTGTCTGGCGATTTCAATCCAGGTATTGTTGATGATTCTTGATAAATTTAAAGAATTGTACGATATAGACTTTAAGGAGATTACGTAGATGAAAAAATATATGGCATGAGGATGAAAAATCTTTAGATTTATGAAAACAAGATAATGGAAGGCATGGCAAATGAATAAAAGAACAATAGGGTTGTTACTGGCACTTAACATGGTATGTATGGCAGGCTTTAACGCACAAAAAGCAGATGCCAGATTTGCAGCGGATAATGGCAATGCAGCTGGCTCGGTGCCTATGTATGAAACGGCTACTGCATCGTCTGATGCTATTTTATACGAACAAGAGTGGTACCAGGAGGCTATTAAGTCAGGACTTCTTTCGACAGGTACCAATGGAAGATTTGAAAACTTCATAAGAAAACTTCAGAAGGGCAAAAAAGTTACTATAGCATTTATAGGCGGCTCTGTAACAGAGGGCGGCGGAGTCCTGGATCCTGCACAGTCTTATGGCGATCAGTTTATAGCTTCTCTGACAGAGAAATATCCTAAAGCCAAGATAGAATATGTCAATGCCGGAGTAGGCGGGACATCCTCTGCTATCGGAGCCCTAAGATATGACAGGGACGTTACCAAAAAGTGCTCCAAGACTCCTGATCTTGTAGTCGTTGAGTTTTCGGTCAATGACCAGGAGGATCCTACATGCGGACGCGCATATGAAAGCCTTATAAGACAGATTCTGGAAAAAGATGATGAGACTGCAGTAGTACAGATGTTTGCTGTATTTAAGTCCAGATGGAATCTTGAAGATCTCTACAAACCGGTTGGGGATCTGTACGGAACACCTATGGTAAGCGCTAAGGACGGTACTGCAGCAGCTTTTGAATCAGGGGATCTTAATAACGAATTATACTTTAGTGATGATTATCATCCGACAGCTCTTGGTCACAAGATCATGGCTGATATACTGATGAATCTTGTGAATGAAGTTGATGATGCGGTCACAGCAGGAACTGCAACAAGGTCTATAGCTCCTGTACCAGGCACATACTTCTATTCACCTGATTTCATTAATATGAAGCTTGTAAGTAGCAAGAATTCAAATGGCGCTAAGGTTAAAGCGGGAAGTTTCTCGCTGACTGATACTCAGGTTCATGCCCTTGTCAGAAACGGCGAAGTTACATTTCCTTATAACTGGTCGCATGATGGAGGTAGTAATGAGCCATTTGTATTAGAAGTTACCTGCAAGAATATTCTCTTTGATTACAAAAAATCAATCAGTGATGAATACGGGAAAGCAGAAATTTATGTAGATGGCGAGCTTGTGGCTACCCTTGATGGAAATAAGTTTGATGCCTGGAATAACAGTTATATAGAAGTTGTTTATGATTCACAGGAAGTAGCTAAGCATAAGCTGGAAGTTAAGATGGCTGAAGAAGACAAGGATAAGAAATTCACGATCCTTGGGATAGCTTATTCTGATGAAAAGATGACCTATACTCAGGATCCGATCGTCCTGGAATATACTACAGGAAGTGAAAATATTGTTTACTAAAAACAAGGGGCTTTTTAAGCCCCTTGAATTATTTACAGATTATTTATAGCTTTCCATTGTTTCCTTGATCGCGAAGTAAGCCGGTTTTGGTTCATAGTCTTTGTTGAAGATACGAGTGTTGGTAGTATCGCCTTCTCTGTAGTGATCTACAAGACCAAAGAGGGTTACGTTAGTGATATTGGCAGGTCCGCCTGACTGTGTATCCATATCCATAAGGAGCTTGAATACTTCACCGTATCTCTTTGCCTGCTTTTCAAACTGCTCATCTGTTTCTGTTTCAACTCCGATAGAAAGCTCTGTTACCTGAATCTCAAGATCAAGTTCAGCAAACTTGGTGATAGCAGCTTTGATCATAGTATCATTTGGATAGTCGATTCCCCAGTATCCCTGCATTCCGATGCCATCGATAAGACCT
Coding sequences within it:
- a CDS encoding zinc ribbon domain-containing protein; the encoded protein is MKCTNCGAELQEGTLFCSECGTKVILPESQTFAANNFAQSGVQDNFQNNFGQPAGGQGASFDNIYAGVPDPAATPAGGGKKKGGIKKILIPIIILIILAAAAVGGVLFYLNSRPIEVELKDYVKVSFEGYDTLGTATVEFDTKKFKSDYEDKIKYHGKDKDMKDKNAKKLIAEYLESVSLDKTEKLSNGDKVTVKFKHDADELLEDLNIKTTTDGITFEVKGLEAVPTFDPFEGLEITYSGTAPDAYASLDYSNVTNEYYKDYDYSFNYDYDTLQDLDNGDVITITIKYDDTQSDEEYIANFIQTYGAMPTAVSKDFTVEGLPVAITKADQIDDNILGQIQDYIEDQELVFTSDDIGTGLTDDGEVTLGNVEYYGMYVGEPKEDSYYDFRAYVTYKITLAYGKEEYSYYYVVEIDGLVLDGDGNLMTDKIDYSTYNYDYLSHNFKDGYRVYGMYGYEATSDLEDDVSYYSSYFNFKWVLAGETKSGSSSSSGSDDSTTGTSEEGTEEDTTEETTEEEATEEESTEEEAEEESKEDE
- the ileS gene encoding isoleucine--tRNA ligase, whose product is MYKKVDNSMNFVDREAQVVDFWKENDIFNKSVSEKDGNEIYMFYDGPPTANGKPHIGHVLTRAIKDMIPRYRTMKGYQVPRKAGWDTHGLPVELEVEKEIGIEGKDQIEEYGIEPFIKKCKESVWTYKGMWEQFSGKVGFWADMDNPYVTYYDDYIESEWWALKEIWNKGLLYKGFKVVPYCPSCGTPLSSHEVAQGYKVIKDRTAVVRFKVSGEDAYFLAWTTTPWTLPSNIGLCVNPDEEYAKVKCVDGNTYYMASALLDKVIGPLAKDEKVNPDGKPAYEVLETYKGKDLEYKEYEPLYECAKAETDKQHKKAFFVYCDNYVTMEDGTGIVHIAPAFGDDDARVGRKYDAPFVQMVDASGRLKPETGKFAGMRCKPTAKEVEQGAVSADPEVLKDLAERGILFSSPKAEHDYPHCWRCDTPLIYYARESWFIKVTDIKDDLVRNNKEINWIPESIGEGRFGKWLENIQDWAVSRDRYWGTPLNIWECPDCGKKIAVGSKKELAELSGDESALTTELHRPYVDNYFIKCEECGGSMKRVPEVIDCWFDSGAAPYAELHYPFENKELFEQQFPAQFISEAVDQTRGWFYSLHAEATLLFNKPAFKNVIVLGLVQDENGQKMSKSKGNAVDPMEALNQYGADAIRWYFYTNSAPWLPSRFYGKAVQEGQRKFLGTLWNTYAFFVLYANIDGFDASNYKLEKDKLTVMDKWILSRLYSTIEEADKNLENYRIPEAAKAMDKFVDDLSNWYVRRSRERFWAKGMEQDKISAYMTLYTCLVEICKAAAPMVPFMTEEIYQNLVRENFKDAPESIHLCDYPVVNAEYVDKKLEEDMEEVLDIVVLGRACRNACNMKNRQPLGQMYVKNSAEQGKALSDFYQDIVRDELNVKTVTFTDDVRDFTSYTFKPQLKTVGPKYGKMLGGIKQYLAELDGNAAMDTLNADGSIKFEVGGEAVELTKEDLLIDMTQKEGFMSQEDWGITVVLDTNLTEELVSEGLVAEVISKIQTMRKDSGFEVMDRIVVSLTGSDKVAAAVKADEVALSTKVLADSISYDQDLDSAKDWDINGESCKIGVKRV
- a CDS encoding SGNH/GDSL hydrolase family protein; the protein is MNKRTIGLLLALNMVCMAGFNAQKADARFAADNGNAAGSVPMYETATASSDAILYEQEWYQEAIKSGLLSTGTNGRFENFIRKLQKGKKVTIAFIGGSVTEGGGVLDPAQSYGDQFIASLTEKYPKAKIEYVNAGVGGTSSAIGALRYDRDVTKKCSKTPDLVVVEFSVNDQEDPTCGRAYESLIRQILEKDDETAVVQMFAVFKSRWNLEDLYKPVGDLYGTPMVSAKDGTAAAFESGDLNNELYFSDDYHPTALGHKIMADILMNLVNEVDDAVTAGTATRSIAPVPGTYFYSPDFINMKLVSSKNSNGAKVKAGSFSLTDTQVHALVRNGEVTFPYNWSHDGGSNEPFVLEVTCKNILFDYKKSISDEYGKAEIYVDGELVATLDGNKFDAWNNSYIEVVYDSQEVAKHKLEVKMAEEDKDKKFTILGIAYSDEKMTYTQDPIVLEYTTGSENIVY